Proteins from a single region of Lelliottia sp. JS-SCA-14:
- a CDS encoding lipoprotein, translated as MLKKLFFPLVALFMLAGCATPPTTIDVSPKITLPQQDPSLMGVTVSINGADQRQDQALAKVTRDNQQVTLTASRDLRFLLQEVLEKQMTARGYMVGPSGAVDLQIIVNNLYADVSQGNVRYNISTKADIAIIATAKNGNKMNKNYRASYSVEGAFQASNQNIANAVNSVLTDTIADMAQDTSIHEFIKQNAR; from the coding sequence ATGTTAAAAAAACTCTTCTTTCCGCTGGTAGCGCTCTTCATGCTGGCTGGTTGTGCCACTCCGCCAACCACCATTGACGTTTCGCCAAAGATCACCCTGCCACAGCAGGACCCTAGCCTGATGGGCGTAACCGTGAGTATCAACGGTGCCGATCAGCGTCAGGATCAAGCGCTGGCGAAAGTGACGCGTGATAACCAGCAAGTCACCCTGACCGCTTCCCGCGACCTGCGCTTCCTGCTGCAGGAAGTGCTGGAAAAACAGATGACCGCTCGCGGTTACATGGTTGGCCCAAGCGGTGCCGTTGATCTGCAGATCATTGTGAACAATCTGTATGCCGACGTTTCACAGGGCAACGTGCGTTACAACATCTCCACCAAAGCCGATATCGCCATCATCGCTACCGCGAAGAACGGCAATAAGATGAACAAAAACTATCGCGCAAGCTACTCGGTTGAAGGCGCCTTCCAGGCCTCCAACCAGAACATTGCTAACGCGGTAAACAGCGTGCTGACCGACACCATCGCCGATATGGCGCAGGACACCAGCATTCACGAATTCATCAAGCAGAACGCGCGCTAA
- the ampG gene encoding muropeptide MFS transporter AmpG, translated as MSSHYLRIFQQPKSAILLILGFASGLPLALTSGTLQAWMTVENIDLKTIGFFSLVGQAYVFKFLWSPVMDRYTPPFLGRRRGWLVMTQVLLLLAIAAMGFLEPSTQLRWMAALAVVIAFCSASQDIVFDAWKTDVLPAEERGTGAAISVLGYRLGMLVSGGLALWLADRYLGWQGMYWLMAALLIPCIIATFFAPEPSDVIPVPRTLEQAVAEPLRDFFGRNNAWLILLLIVLYKLGDAFAMSLTTTFLIRGVGFDAGEVGVVNKTLGLFATILGALYGGVLMQRLSLFRALLIFGILQGVSNAGYWLLSITDKNMISMAAAVFFENLCGGMGTAAFVALLMTLCNKSFSATQFALLSALSAVGRVYVGPIAGWFVEAHGWPTFYLFSVFAAVPGILLLLVCRQTLEYTQKTDHFMPRTEYQRAYRFALRLLMVGCAMLALWLIVLIINASTPLTLPFEAILLDVGGLLAVVGIVTGGVLDFMALRKTRLT; from the coding sequence ATGTCCAGTCATTACTTGCGCATTTTCCAGCAACCTAAATCAGCCATTCTGCTGATCCTTGGTTTCGCCTCCGGTTTACCTCTCGCCCTCACCTCCGGCACGCTTCAGGCCTGGATGACGGTCGAGAATATCGATCTCAAAACCATCGGTTTCTTCTCCCTTGTCGGCCAGGCCTACGTCTTTAAGTTTTTATGGTCGCCGGTGATGGACCGCTATACCCCGCCATTCCTCGGCCGTCGCCGCGGCTGGCTGGTGATGACTCAGGTTCTGCTGTTGCTGGCGATTGCCGCAATGGGGTTCCTGGAGCCGTCAACGCAATTGCGCTGGATGGCCGCGCTGGCGGTGGTAATCGCCTTCTGCTCAGCCTCGCAGGATATCGTATTTGATGCCTGGAAAACGGACGTGTTACCGGCAGAAGAGCGCGGAACCGGTGCCGCGATCAGCGTGCTGGGCTATCGCCTCGGGATGCTGGTTTCCGGTGGGTTAGCCCTGTGGCTGGCGGATCGCTATCTCGGCTGGCAGGGGATGTACTGGCTGATGGCCGCCCTGCTGATCCCATGCATCATTGCGACTTTTTTTGCCCCGGAGCCAAGCGACGTTATTCCGGTTCCTCGTACGCTCGAGCAGGCTGTCGCCGAACCGCTGCGTGACTTCTTCGGGCGCAACAACGCGTGGCTGATTTTACTGCTGATCGTCCTTTATAAGCTCGGCGATGCCTTCGCCATGAGCCTGACCACCACCTTCCTGATCCGCGGCGTCGGTTTCGATGCCGGTGAAGTCGGCGTGGTGAACAAAACCCTCGGCCTGTTTGCGACCATTCTTGGCGCACTTTACGGCGGCGTGTTGATGCAGCGTCTGTCGCTGTTCCGCGCCCTGCTGATCTTCGGCATTTTGCAGGGAGTATCCAACGCCGGTTACTGGCTGCTCTCCATCACCGATAAGAATATGATCAGCATGGCCGCCGCCGTATTCTTCGAAAACCTGTGCGGCGGGATGGGAACGGCGGCGTTTGTCGCGCTGCTGATGACCCTGTGCAATAAGTCGTTTTCCGCGACACAGTTTGCCCTGCTCTCTGCCCTTTCTGCCGTAGGTCGTGTGTATGTTGGCCCGATTGCCGGCTGGTTTGTTGAAGCCCACGGCTGGCCGACGTTTTATCTTTTCTCGGTCTTTGCGGCGGTGCCAGGAATATTACTCCTGCTGGTTTGTCGACAGACCCTGGAATATACCCAGAAAACGGATCACTTTATGCCGCGTACGGAATATCAGCGCGCGTATCGCTTTGCCTTGCGGCTGTTAATGGTCGGCTGTGCGATGCTGGCCCTGTGGCTGATCGTGTTGATAATCAATGCATCCACCCCGCTTACCCTGCCGTTTGAGGCGATCCTGCTGGACGTCGGCGGTCTGCTTGCGGTCGTCGGGATTGTCACCGGCGGTGTCCTTGATTTCATGGCGCTGCGTAAAACCCGGCTGACCTGA
- a CDS encoding MFS transporter, with product MNDYKMTPGELRATWGLGTVFSLRMLGMFMVLPVLTTYGMALQGASEALIGLAIGIYGLAQAVFQIPFGLLSDRVGRKPLIVGGLMIFVLGSIIAALSDSIWGIILGRALQGSGAIAAAVMALLSDLTREQNRTKAMAFIGVSFGITFAIAMVLGPIITHKLGLNALFWMIAVLATIGIALTVWVVPDSKNHVLNRESGMVKGCFSKVIVEPRLLKLNFGIMCLHILLMSTFVALPGQLAAAGFPAEEHWKIYLVTMLISFASVVPFIIYAEVKRRMKRVFLGCVALLLIAEIVLWGSGPHFWELVLGVQLFFLAFNLMEALLPSLISKESPAGYKGTAMGIYSTSQFLGVAIGGSLGGWVDGLFDSQTVFLAGALLAMVWLLVASTMKEPRYVSSLRVEIPDGIEISDTLKQRLEATEGISEVLIVPEERSAYVKIDSKVTNRFEVEQAIKA from the coding sequence ATGAACGATTATAAAATGACACCAGGCGAACTGCGCGCGACCTGGGGTTTAGGGACTGTTTTCTCGCTGCGCATGCTCGGCATGTTTATGGTCCTGCCTGTTCTGACCACCTATGGTATGGCGCTTCAGGGCGCCAGCGAAGCGTTGATCGGTCTGGCGATTGGTATTTATGGCCTCGCCCAGGCGGTCTTCCAGATCCCTTTCGGATTACTATCCGATCGCGTTGGCCGTAAACCGCTGATCGTCGGCGGCCTGATGATCTTTGTGCTCGGCAGCATCATTGCCGCGCTGTCGGACTCCATCTGGGGCATTATTCTTGGCCGTGCGCTGCAAGGCTCAGGCGCGATTGCCGCCGCCGTCATGGCGCTGCTGTCCGATTTAACCCGCGAACAGAACCGGACCAAAGCGATGGCCTTTATCGGCGTCAGCTTTGGCATCACCTTCGCCATCGCCATGGTCCTCGGCCCGATCATTACCCATAAACTTGGCCTGAACGCCCTGTTCTGGATGATTGCCGTGCTGGCCACCATCGGCATTGCGCTGACGGTCTGGGTCGTACCAGATAGCAAAAATCACGTCCTGAACCGCGAGTCGGGGATGGTGAAAGGCTGCTTTAGCAAGGTCATCGTCGAACCGCGCCTGCTGAAACTCAACTTCGGCATTATGTGCCTGCACATCCTGCTGATGTCCACCTTCGTGGCCCTGCCCGGCCAGCTGGCGGCAGCTGGGTTCCCGGCGGAAGAGCACTGGAAAATCTATCTGGTGACGATGCTGATCTCCTTCGCCTCCGTCGTGCCTTTTATCATCTACGCCGAAGTGAAACGCCGCATGAAGCGCGTGTTTCTTGGGTGCGTGGCGCTGCTGTTAATCGCGGAAATTGTGCTCTGGGGCTCCGGCCCGCACTTCTGGGAACTGGTCCTTGGCGTGCAGCTGTTCTTCCTTGCGTTCAATCTGATGGAAGCCCTGCTGCCGTCGCTGATCAGTAAAGAATCCCCTGCCGGATACAAAGGTACGGCGATGGGGATTTACTCCACCAGCCAGTTCCTGGGTGTCGCCATCGGCGGCTCGCTCGGCGGCTGGGTAGACGGATTATTTGATTCGCAGACCGTGTTTCTCGCGGGCGCGCTGCTGGCAATGGTCTGGCTGCTGGTCGCCAGCACCATGAAAGAGCCGCGCTATGTCAGCAGCCTGCGAGTGGAAATCCCGGACGGTATAGAGATAAGCGACACGCTGAAACAACGGCTGGAAGCCACAGAAGGGATAAGTGAAGTGTTAATCGTCCCGGAAGAGCGCAGCGCTTACGTCAAAATCGACAGTAAAGTCACCAACCGCTTCGAAGTGGAGCAGGCTATCAAAGCCTGA
- the cyoB gene encoding cytochrome o ubiquinol oxidase subunit I, whose translation MFGKLTLDAVPYHEPIIVVTIAAIIIGGAALLGLITYFGKWSYLWNEWLTSVDHKKLGIMYCIVGIVMLIRGFADAIMMRSQQALASAGEAGFLPPHHYDQIFTAHGVIMIFFVAMPLVIGLMNVVVPLQIGARDVAFPFLNNLSFWFTVVGVILVNLSLGVGEFAQTGWLAYPPLSGIEYSPGVGVDYWIWAIQLSGIGTTLTGINFFVTIIKMRAPGMTMFKMPVFTWASLCANILIIASFPILTVTVALLTLDRYLGTHFFTNDMGGNMMMYINLIWAWGHPEVYILVLPVFGVFSEIAATFSRKRLFGYTSLVWATVCITVLSFIVWLHHFFTMGAGANVNAFFGITTMIIAIPTGVKIFNWLFTMYQGRIVFHSAMLWTIGFIVTFSVGGMTGVLLAVPGADFVLHNSLFLIAHFHNVIIGGVVFGCFAGVTYWWPKAFGFTLNETWGKRAFWLWIVGFFVAFMPLYVLGFMGMTRRLSQQIDPQFHPMLVVAACGAVLIAMGIACQLIQFYVSIRDREQNRDLTGDPWGGRTLEWATSSPPPFYNFAIVPQIHERDAFWEMKEKGEAYKQPAHYEEIHMPKNSGAGIVIAAFATVFGFAMIWHIWWLAIASFAGVIISWIVKSFDEDVDYYVPVREVEKLENQHFDEISKAGLKNGN comes from the coding sequence ATGTTCGGAAAATTGACACTGGATGCAGTGCCGTACCATGAACCGATTATCGTGGTTACGATTGCTGCAATTATCATTGGTGGCGCGGCCTTACTGGGCCTGATCACTTACTTCGGTAAGTGGAGCTACCTGTGGAATGAGTGGCTGACTTCGGTTGACCACAAAAAACTCGGTATCATGTACTGCATCGTCGGTATCGTCATGTTAATTCGTGGCTTTGCCGATGCAATCATGATGCGTAGCCAACAGGCACTTGCTTCGGCAGGTGAGGCCGGCTTCCTGCCACCGCACCACTACGACCAGATCTTTACCGCGCACGGCGTGATTATGATCTTCTTCGTGGCGATGCCGCTGGTTATCGGTCTGATGAACGTAGTTGTGCCGCTGCAAATCGGCGCGCGCGACGTGGCGTTCCCGTTCCTGAACAACCTGAGCTTCTGGTTCACGGTTGTCGGTGTAATCCTGGTTAACCTGTCACTGGGTGTGGGCGAATTCGCACAGACCGGCTGGCTGGCATACCCACCGCTTTCGGGAATTGAATACAGTCCTGGTGTTGGCGTCGATTACTGGATTTGGGCGATTCAGCTCTCCGGTATCGGTACAACCCTGACCGGTATTAACTTCTTCGTGACCATTATCAAGATGCGTGCCCCTGGCATGACCATGTTCAAGATGCCGGTATTTACCTGGGCATCTCTGTGCGCCAACATCCTGATTATCGCGTCCTTCCCAATTCTGACGGTTACCGTCGCGTTGCTGACCCTGGATCGCTATCTGGGCACCCATTTCTTCACCAATGATATGGGCGGTAACATGATGATGTACATCAACCTGATTTGGGCATGGGGTCACCCTGAAGTGTACATCCTGGTTCTGCCGGTCTTCGGTGTGTTCTCCGAAATCGCAGCGACCTTCTCGCGTAAACGTCTGTTTGGTTACACCTCACTGGTGTGGGCAACCGTGTGTATTACCGTCCTGTCGTTCATCGTTTGGCTGCACCACTTCTTCACCATGGGTGCGGGCGCGAACGTAAACGCCTTCTTCGGTATTACCACCATGATTATCGCCATCCCGACCGGGGTGAAGATCTTCAACTGGCTGTTCACCATGTATCAGGGCCGTATCGTGTTCCACTCAGCAATGCTGTGGACCATCGGCTTCATCGTCACCTTCTCTGTGGGTGGCATGACCGGCGTACTGCTGGCGGTACCGGGTGCTGACTTCGTTCTGCACAACAGTCTGTTCCTGATTGCGCACTTCCATAACGTTATCATCGGCGGCGTCGTCTTCGGCTGCTTCGCTGGCGTAACCTACTGGTGGCCAAAAGCCTTCGGCTTCACGCTGAACGAAACCTGGGGCAAACGTGCGTTCTGGCTCTGGATTGTGGGCTTCTTCGTGGCATTCATGCCGCTGTATGTGCTGGGCTTCATGGGTATGACCCGTCGCCTGAGCCAGCAGATTGATCCGCAGTTCCACCCAATGCTGGTTGTTGCAGCCTGTGGTGCAGTGCTGATCGCAATGGGTATCGCATGTCAGCTGATTCAGTTCTATGTCTCTATTCGCGACCGCGAGCAGAACCGTGACCTGACCGGTGATCCATGGGGTGGCCGTACGCTGGAGTGGGCAACCTCCTCCCCGCCTCCGTTCTATAACTTTGCCATTGTGCCGCAGATCCATGAGCGCGACGCATTCTGGGAAATGAAAGAAAAAGGCGAAGCGTACAAGCAACCTGCTCATTACGAAGAGATCCACATGCCGAAAAACAGCGGCGCGGGCATTGTGATTGCCGCCTTCGCAACGGTATTTGGCTTCGCCATGATCTGGCATATCTGGTGGCTGGCCATCGCGAGCTTCGCTGGCGTGATCATTAGCTGGATTGTGAAGAGCTTTGACGAGGACGTGGACTACTACGTACCAGTCCGTGAAGTCGAAAAACTGGAAAACCAGCATTTCGATGAGATTTCTAAAGCGGGGCTGAAAAATGGCAACTGA
- a CDS encoding fimbrial protein has product MKFLRLFICAASLFSTVLVTAQAADNVTINVTGKVVASPCVISPDDVVKNIDVGDAIPANDAVGAISATQNITITLTNCPSGSSSVTATFSGSQSDVLPEFMYNNTAATNAAGNVGIVLQRSSTSGLGNGKTYKLDIVKGENPVFNMQTYAYSKGNSSPGDISTSIVMALEYN; this is encoded by the coding sequence ATGAAATTCTTACGTTTATTTATTTGTGCAGCGAGCCTTTTTAGCACCGTGCTTGTTACAGCTCAGGCCGCAGATAACGTTACCATCAACGTCACCGGGAAAGTCGTTGCGAGTCCCTGTGTGATCAGCCCGGATGATGTTGTCAAAAATATCGATGTTGGAGATGCTATTCCGGCAAATGACGCGGTAGGCGCAATTTCTGCGACACAAAACATCACCATCACCCTGACGAACTGCCCATCAGGTTCCAGCAGCGTAACAGCTACATTTAGCGGCTCGCAATCAGATGTCTTGCCCGAATTTATGTATAACAACACCGCAGCGACCAATGCTGCGGGTAATGTCGGGATTGTTCTGCAACGAAGCAGTACGTCGGGCTTAGGGAATGGCAAGACCTATAAACTGGATATCGTGAAAGGGGAAAACCCGGTCTTCAATATGCAAACTTATGCCTATTCCAAAGGAAACTCCTCACCAGGTGATATCAGCACATCTATTGTGATGGCTCTGGAATATAATTAA
- the cyoE gene encoding heme o synthase, whose product MFKQYLQVTKPGIIFGNLISVIGGFLLASKGSIDYTLFASTLIGVSLVVASGCVFNNYIDMDIDRKMERTKNRVLVKGLISPAVSLVYATLLGFAGFMLLWFGANPLACWLGVMGFVVYVGVYSLYMKRHSVYGTLIGSLSGAAPPVIGYCAVTNEFDSGALILLAIFSLWQMPHSYAIAIFRFKDYQAANIPVLPVVKGISVAKNHITLYIIAFAVATLMLSLGGYAGYKYLVVAAAVSVWWLGMALRGYKVEDDKVWARKLFVFSIVAITSLSVMMSVDFMVPDSHNLLTYVW is encoded by the coding sequence ATGTTTAAGCAATACCTGCAAGTAACGAAACCAGGCATCATCTTTGGCAACCTGATCTCCGTGATCGGAGGGTTCCTGCTGGCCTCTAAGGGCAGCATCGATTACACCCTCTTTGCATCCACGCTGATCGGTGTGTCACTGGTGGTTGCGTCCGGTTGTGTATTTAACAACTACATCGACATGGATATCGACAGGAAGATGGAAAGGACCAAGAATCGGGTGCTTGTCAAAGGCCTGATATCTCCTGCCGTCTCGCTGGTGTACGCCACCTTGCTGGGCTTTGCTGGCTTTATGCTGCTGTGGTTTGGTGCCAACCCTCTGGCCTGCTGGCTGGGGGTGATGGGTTTCGTGGTGTATGTGGGCGTCTACAGCCTGTATATGAAACGTCACTCCGTCTACGGTACGCTGATTGGTTCTCTCTCCGGCGCTGCGCCGCCGGTGATTGGCTACTGCGCCGTCACGAACGAGTTCGACAGCGGTGCGCTGATCCTGCTGGCTATCTTTAGCCTGTGGCAGATGCCGCACTCCTATGCCATCGCGATTTTCCGCTTTAAGGATTATCAGGCAGCGAACATCCCGGTTCTGCCGGTCGTGAAAGGTATTTCGGTTGCCAAGAATCACATCACGCTGTACATCATCGCTTTCGCCGTGGCGACGCTGATGCTCTCGCTTGGCGGTTACGCCGGATATAAATATCTGGTGGTGGCTGCGGCAGTGAGCGTCTGGTGGCTCGGGATGGCGCTGCGCGGGTACAAAGTGGAAGACGACAAAGTCTGGGCACGTAAGCTGTTTGTGTTCTCGATTGTCGCTATCACTTCGCTTTCCGTGATGATGTCCGTCGACTTTATGGTGCCAGATTCACACAATTTGCTGACTTACGTTTGGTAA
- the bolA gene encoding transcriptional regulator BolA gives MMIREQIEEKLRTAFNPVFLEVVDESYRHNVPAGSESHFKVVLVSDRFAGERFLNRHRMIYGTLTEELSTTVHALALHTYTIKEWEGLQDTIFASPPCRGAGSIA, from the coding sequence ATGATGATACGTGAACAGATCGAAGAAAAACTAAGGACAGCGTTTAATCCCGTGTTCCTCGAAGTTGTCGATGAGAGCTACCGTCATAATGTGCCGGCCGGTTCTGAAAGCCATTTCAAAGTGGTGTTAGTGAGCGACCGCTTCGCGGGAGAACGCTTTCTCAATCGTCACCGTATGATCTACGGAACGCTGACGGAAGAACTCTCCACCACCGTGCATGCGCTGGCACTGCATACTTACACCATAAAAGAGTGGGAAGGATTGCAGGATACGATCTTCGCCTCACCGCCATGTCGAGGGGCGGGAAGCATCGCCTGA
- the cyoA gene encoding cytochrome o ubiquinol oxidase subunit II, with amino-acid sequence MTLRKYNKSLGWLSLFAGTVLLSGCDSALLDPKGQIGLEQRSLILTAFGLMMIVVIPAILMAVGFAWKYRASNKDAKYSPNWSHSNKVEAVVWTVPILIILFLAVLTWKTTHALEPSKPLVHDEKPITIEVVSMDWKWFFIYPEQGIATVNEIAFPANTPVQFKVTSNSVMNSFFIPRLGSQIYAMAGMQTNLHLIANEAGTYDGISASYSGPGFSGMKFKAIATPDRAAFDQWVEKAKQSTNTMSDMAAFDKVATPSEYNKVEYFSNVKPDLFKDVVNKFMDHGKSMNMTQPEGEHSSHEGMEGMDMSHAETSH; translated from the coding sequence ATGACACTTAGGAAATACAATAAAAGTTTGGGATGGTTGTCGTTATTTGCAGGCACTGTTTTACTCAGTGGCTGTGATTCTGCGCTTCTCGACCCCAAAGGACAGATTGGACTGGAACAACGTTCCCTGATTCTGACGGCCTTCGGCCTGATGATGATCGTCGTTATTCCTGCCATTTTGATGGCAGTTGGTTTCGCCTGGAAGTACCGTGCGAGTAATAAAGATGCGAAGTATAGCCCTAACTGGTCACACTCCAACAAAGTGGAAGCTGTGGTCTGGACGGTCCCTATTCTGATCATCCTGTTCCTTGCCGTGCTGACATGGAAAACCACTCACGCGCTTGAGCCGAGCAAACCGCTGGTTCACGATGAAAAACCGATTACCATTGAAGTGGTCTCCATGGACTGGAAATGGTTCTTCATCTATCCGGAACAGGGTATTGCCACCGTGAATGAAATCGCCTTCCCGGCGAACACTCCGGTACAGTTCAAAGTCACCTCTAACTCCGTGATGAACTCCTTCTTTATTCCGCGTCTGGGCAGCCAGATTTACGCGATGGCCGGTATGCAGACTAACCTGCACCTGATCGCGAATGAAGCAGGCACCTACGATGGTATCTCCGCCAGCTACAGTGGCCCGGGCTTCTCTGGTATGAAGTTCAAAGCTATCGCAACGCCGGACCGTGCCGCTTTCGACCAGTGGGTCGAAAAAGCGAAACAGTCTACCAACACCATGTCTGACATGGCGGCATTCGATAAAGTGGCGACACCTAGCGAATACAACAAGGTGGAATACTTCTCTAACGTGAAACCTGATTTGTTTAAAGACGTTGTGAACAAATTTATGGACCACGGGAAGAGCATGAACATGACTCAGCCAGAAGGTGAGCACAGCTCGCACGAAGGTATGGAAGGCATGGACATGAGCCACGCGGAAACCTCTCACTAA
- a CDS encoding cytochrome o ubiquinol oxidase subunit IV, with the protein MSHTNDHGASHGSVKTYMTGFILSIILTALPFWMVMSGTASHTVILGTVLISAVVQILVHLVCFLHMNTKSDEGWNMTAFIFTVIIIAILVVGSIWIMWNLNYNMMVH; encoded by the coding sequence ATGAGTCATACTAACGATCATGGCGCTTCCCACGGTAGCGTGAAAACCTACATGACAGGTTTCATCCTGTCGATCATCCTGACGGCACTCCCGTTCTGGATGGTGATGAGCGGAACGGCTTCTCACACGGTGATTCTGGGCACGGTCCTGATCTCCGCTGTGGTACAGATTCTGGTGCATCTGGTTTGCTTCCTGCACATGAACACCAAATCCGATGAGGGCTGGAACATGACGGCCTTCATCTTTACCGTGATTATCATCGCTATCCTGGTAGTCGGTTCCATCTGGATTATGTGGAACCTGAACTACAACATGATGGTTCACTAA
- a CDS encoding cytochrome o ubiquinol oxidase subunit III, giving the protein MATDTLAHPTAHAHDHAHHDTGPMKVFGFWIYLMSDCILFCCLFATYAVLVNGTAGGPTGKDIFELPFVLVETALLLFSSITYGMAAIAMYKNNKSQVVSWLALTWLFGAGFIGMELYEFHHLIAEGMGPDRSGFLSAFFALVGTHGLHVTSGLIWMAVLMFQVYRRGLTNTNRTRIMCLSLFWHFLDVVWICVFSVVYLMGAM; this is encoded by the coding sequence ATGGCAACTGATACTTTGGCGCACCCAACTGCCCATGCGCATGACCACGCGCACCACGATACAGGGCCGATGAAAGTCTTCGGCTTCTGGATCTACCTGATGAGCGACTGCATTCTGTTCTGCTGTCTGTTCGCGACCTATGCCGTTCTGGTGAACGGCACAGCGGGCGGCCCGACTGGTAAGGACATTTTCGAACTGCCGTTCGTTCTGGTCGAAACCGCTCTGCTGTTGTTCAGCTCCATCACCTACGGCATGGCGGCGATCGCCATGTACAAAAACAACAAGAGCCAGGTTGTCTCCTGGCTGGCGTTGACCTGGCTGTTTGGTGCTGGATTTATCGGGATGGAACTCTATGAATTCCATCACCTGATTGCTGAAGGCATGGGCCCGGATCGCAGTGGCTTCCTGTCAGCGTTCTTCGCGCTGGTCGGTACCCACGGTCTGCACGTCACATCTGGTCTGATCTGGATGGCGGTGCTGATGTTCCAGGTTTATCGTCGCGGCCTGACCAATACTAACCGCACCCGTATCATGTGCCTGAGTCTGTTCTGGCACTTCCTGGACGTGGTGTGGATCTGCGTGTTCTCGGTTGTCTATCTGATGGGGGCGATGTAA
- a CDS encoding fimbrial protein produces the protein MKLLRLFVCTVSLFCTLCINAQATSSASINVSGKVIASPCQISPDDLVKNISLGDEIPAKDAVGTMGERQKFTITLTDCPSGTSSVIATFSGTPASMQPDFAYANSATENAAKNVAVVLQYSDSTGMGNGKTYKVDVTSGVNPVFYLQTNAYSLGNATPGDISASIVMSFEYN, from the coding sequence ATGAAGTTATTACGCTTATTTGTTTGTACAGTAAGCCTTTTCTGTACTCTCTGTATCAACGCGCAGGCGACTAGCAGTGCCAGCATCAATGTCTCAGGTAAAGTCATCGCCAGCCCTTGTCAGATCAGCCCGGATGATCTCGTAAAGAATATTAGCCTTGGAGACGAGATTCCCGCAAAAGATGCGGTCGGGACAATGGGTGAACGACAAAAATTCACCATCACGTTAACCGATTGTCCATCCGGCACAAGCAGCGTTATCGCAACATTTAGCGGTACACCTGCAAGCATGCAACCTGATTTTGCTTACGCCAACTCGGCAACAGAGAACGCCGCTAAAAACGTGGCTGTCGTGCTGCAATATAGTGATTCAACTGGGATGGGTAACGGTAAAACCTACAAAGTCGATGTTACCAGCGGTGTTAACCCAGTCTTTTATTTGCAAACGAACGCTTACTCTTTGGGAAATGCAACACCGGGTGATATCAGCGCATCAATTGTGATGAGCTTTGAATATAATTAA